The Natranaerobius trueperi genome window below encodes:
- a CDS encoding YlbF family regulator — MSLEQKAKDLAAAIKETEEFETLKSAENRLNLDPTAQDLLQNFQNKQQELQEAQQQGQQIEQEEIQSIQGMQQQMQSNETIKNLMDAQQKFDQVLQEVNQTVLSELQ; from the coding sequence TTGAGTTTAGAACAAAAAGCCAAAGATTTGGCGGCAGCTATTAAAGAAACAGAGGAATTTGAAACATTAAAAAGTGCAGAAAACAGATTAAATTTAGACCCAACAGCACAGGACCTACTACAAAATTTCCAGAATAAGCAGCAAGAATTACAAGAAGCACAACAGCAAGGTCAGCAAATCGAACAAGAAGAAATCCAATCAATCCAAGGTATGCAACAACAAATGCAGAGCAATGAAACAATTAAAAATCTAATGGACGCACAACAAAAATTTGATCAAGTATTACAAGAAGTAAATCAAACTGTACTTAGTGAACTTCAATAA